From the Streptomyces syringium genome, one window contains:
- a CDS encoding helix-turn-helix domain-containing protein gives MRNHDAHLEGPDLAALAGLLADGTRASFCLALLDGRAWTATELARHAGVAASTATEHLNLLVGGGLLAQERQGRHRYVRLADPETAQLIETLASMAPRRVNPPRSLPAVNRSRALARARTCYDHLAGALGVAITEAMTDRGLLDWEQGLTLTGNGIAWLAGLGIALPPATRRPPVRACLDWTERRPHLAGAVGAALCRHAFDSGWITRIGTGRAVALTEIGRRTLQDHLGLSDETGTPVS, from the coding sequence ATGAGAAACCATGACGCGCACCTGGAGGGCCCGGACCTCGCCGCTCTGGCCGGACTCCTGGCGGACGGCACCCGCGCAAGCTTCTGCCTGGCCCTCCTGGACGGCCGGGCATGGACCGCGACCGAGTTGGCGCGCCATGCCGGGGTGGCCGCCTCGACGGCCACCGAGCACCTGAACCTCCTGGTCGGCGGAGGACTGCTCGCCCAGGAGCGTCAGGGTCGCCATCGCTACGTGCGCCTCGCCGATCCCGAGACGGCCCAACTGATCGAGACCCTTGCCTCCATGGCGCCTCGTCGCGTCAATCCGCCCCGTTCACTGCCCGCCGTCAACCGGAGCCGGGCGCTGGCCCGCGCCCGCACGTGCTACGACCACCTCGCGGGCGCCCTCGGGGTCGCGATCACCGAGGCGATGACCGACCGGGGGCTGCTGGACTGGGAGCAGGGGCTGACGCTCACCGGCAACGGGATCGCCTGGCTGGCCGGTCTCGGCATCGCGCTACCGCCCGCCACACGGCGTCCGCCCGTCCGCGCGTGCCTGGACTGGACCGAACGCCGCCCCCACTTGGCCGGTGCCGTCGGTGCCGCCCTGTGCCGCCACGCCTTCGACTCCGGCTGGATCACTCGGATCGGCACCGGCCGCGCCGTCGCTCTCACCGAGATCGGCCGGCGTACGCTTCAGGACCACCTCGGCCTGTCCGACGAGACGGGCACTCCCGTCAGCTGA
- a CDS encoding methylated-DNA--[protein]-cysteine S-methyltransferase yields the protein MTRVHTVIDSPYGPLTLVATDGLLSGVYMTDHRHQPPVETFGERDGTPFPEVERQLEAYFTGAATTFDLPLHQDGTPFQRRVWDGLQQIAFGETLSYGELAELIGAPGASRAVGLANGKNPISIIVPCHRVIGANGSLTGYGGGLNRKRRLLDFERGAAQPSVQDELF from the coding sequence ATGACTCGCGTCCACACCGTCATCGACAGCCCCTACGGCCCGCTCACCCTCGTCGCGACCGACGGCCTCCTGTCGGGTGTCTACATGACCGACCACCGGCACCAGCCGCCCGTGGAGACCTTCGGAGAGCGGGACGGCACGCCCTTCCCCGAGGTGGAGCGCCAGCTGGAGGCCTACTTCACCGGCGCGGCCACCACCTTCGACCTCCCGCTGCACCAGGACGGCACCCCGTTCCAACGCCGCGTCTGGGACGGTCTCCAGCAGATCGCCTTCGGCGAGACGCTCTCCTACGGTGAACTCGCGGAGCTCATCGGGGCACCGGGCGCCTCCCGCGCGGTCGGGCTCGCGAACGGCAAGAACCCCATCAGCATCATCGTCCCCTGCCACCGCGTGATCGGTGCGAACGGCAGCCTCACCGGCTACGGCGGCGGCCTGAACCGCAAGCGCCGGCTGCTGGACTTCGAGCGCGGCGCGGCCCAACCGTCCGTGCAGGACGAGCTGTTCTGA
- a CDS encoding phosphatidylserine decarboxylase, with the protein MPHSSSSAPRGRVRLARGASPWLLPTVATAAVSLTRARRSGRWAALAVPTTALAAGMLWFFRDPEREITRGRVISPADGVVQSIMPWKDGRTRVAIFMSPLNVHVNRAPLAGTVTSVEHIPGGFIPAFNKESENNERVVWHFDTELGDIEMVQIAGAVARRIVPYVPQDTKVEQGERIGLIRFGSRVDIYLPEGVEVAVEVGQATTAGVTRLDRD; encoded by the coding sequence ATGCCCCACAGCTCTTCCTCTGCACCACGCGGCCGCGTCCGCCTTGCGCGCGGAGCATCGCCGTGGCTCCTCCCGACCGTCGCCACCGCGGCGGTCAGCCTCACCCGCGCCCGGCGCTCCGGTCGCTGGGCGGCGCTGGCCGTGCCCACCACCGCGCTCGCGGCGGGCATGCTGTGGTTCTTCCGCGACCCCGAGCGCGAGATCACGCGCGGGCGAGTCATCTCCCCTGCCGACGGCGTGGTGCAGAGCATCATGCCGTGGAAGGACGGGCGCACCCGCGTCGCGATCTTCATGAGCCCGCTGAACGTCCACGTCAACCGCGCGCCGCTGGCCGGCACGGTGACGTCCGTGGAGCACATCCCCGGCGGGTTCATCCCGGCGTTCAACAAGGAGAGCGAGAACAACGAGCGCGTTGTCTGGCACTTCGACACCGAGCTCGGTGACATCGAGATGGTGCAGATCGCCGGCGCCGTCGCCCGTCGCATCGTTCCTTACGTGCCCCAGGACACGAAGGTGGAGCAGGGCGAACGGATCGGCCTGATCCGGTTCGGCTCGCGCGTCGACATCTACCTCCCGGAGGGTGTCGAGGTCGCGGTCGAGGTCGGCCAGGCCACCACGGCAGGGGTGACACGCCTTGACCGTGATTGA
- the pssA gene encoding CDP-diacylglycerol--serine O-phosphatidyltransferase, producing the protein MTVIDPETQTSWVPEVEADDDTDDMPLSTRLSIADTLTLGNAICGFMAVYFTTTGVLIPHLTGNEDGGMARHSAATAVILMLLASVFDLFDGLVARKLRSSAMGAELDNLSDLISFGLAPAYFVVVWGMVADDAHQRVSAVAAIVVLLAVVLRLARFSCVQLRDGIFQGMPSPFGALTVVSIVLLELPFIPTLLAIVGVAWLMVSRVEYPKPRGRLAVAMLSWIMLSMGLLAAWAFDAPGGELLLQTGCALQVVLGAVIPLFATARRVNTFRDNRREARAAAR; encoded by the coding sequence TTGACCGTGATTGATCCGGAGACACAGACCTCCTGGGTGCCCGAGGTGGAGGCCGACGACGACACGGACGACATGCCGCTGTCGACCCGGCTCTCAATAGCGGACACCCTCACGCTGGGTAACGCGATCTGTGGCTTCATGGCGGTGTACTTCACCACCACCGGCGTCCTCATCCCGCATCTGACGGGCAACGAGGACGGCGGCATGGCCCGCCACAGCGCGGCCACCGCGGTGATACTGATGCTCCTCGCATCGGTCTTCGACCTGTTCGACGGGCTCGTGGCGCGCAAGCTCCGCAGCTCGGCGATGGGCGCGGAGCTGGACAACCTCTCCGACCTGATCAGCTTCGGGCTGGCGCCCGCGTACTTCGTGGTCGTGTGGGGCATGGTCGCCGACGACGCGCACCAGCGGGTCTCGGCGGTGGCGGCGATCGTGGTGCTGCTCGCGGTCGTCCTGCGACTGGCGCGCTTCTCGTGCGTCCAGCTGCGGGACGGGATCTTCCAGGGGATGCCGAGCCCCTTCGGGGCGCTGACGGTGGTCTCGATCGTGCTCCTGGAGCTGCCCTTCATCCCGACGCTGCTGGCGATCGTGGGTGTGGCGTGGCTGATGGTGAGCCGGGTCGAGTACCCCAAGCCGCGGGGCCGCCTGGCGGTGGCGATGCTCAGCTGGATCATGCTCAGCATGGGCCTGCTGGCCGCGTGGGCCTTCGACGCCCCCGGCGGCGAGCTGCTCCTGCAGACCGGCTGTGCCCTCCAGGTCGTCCTCGGCGCGGTCATCCCGCTCTTCGCGACGGCCCGCCGGGTGAACACCTTCCGCGACAACCGCCGCGAGGCGCGAGCGGCTGCGCGGTAG
- a CDS encoding Clp protease N-terminal domain-containing protein, producing MFEQFTKEARFAVIQAQEEARDLAHTWIGSEHLLVAVAAQEGAPGAATLARLGITPAACRAALTPAGPLDAGDAEALRALGIDLDAVRARAEERFGPGALGPGPEEPAPSRRRGLPFGRHRGGAKGPRSHIPFTPRAKKALERSLREALARKDNRIGLEHVLLGVLHPEDAVTAGLLRRLGTDPATVRAGLVADLDRAA from the coding sequence ATGTTCGAACAGTTCACCAAAGAGGCCCGCTTCGCGGTGATCCAGGCGCAGGAGGAGGCGCGCGACCTGGCCCACACGTGGATCGGCAGCGAGCACCTGCTGGTCGCCGTGGCCGCCCAGGAGGGGGCGCCCGGGGCCGCCACGCTGGCGCGGCTCGGTATCACGCCCGCCGCCTGCCGTGCGGCCCTCACACCGGCGGGCCCGCTGGATGCCGGTGACGCGGAGGCGCTGCGCGCGCTCGGCATCGACCTCGACGCGGTGCGGGCCCGTGCCGAGGAGAGGTTCGGGCCGGGCGCGCTGGGGCCGGGACCAGAAGAGCCCGCGCCGTCCCGGCGGCGGGGGTTGCCGTTCGGCCGCCACCGGGGCGGTGCGAAGGGGCCCCGGAGCCATATCCCGTTCACCCCGCGCGCCAAGAAGGCGCTGGAGCGTTCGCTGCGCGAGGCGCTGGCCCGCAAGGACAACCGCATCGGCCTCGAACATGTACTGCTGGGCGTCCTCCACCCGGAGGACGCCGTGACGGCCGGACTCCTGCGCAGGCTCGGCACCGACCCGGCGACCGTGCGGGCCGGGCTCGTGGCCGATCTGGACCGGGCGGCGTAG
- a CDS encoding flavin reductase family protein, producing the protein MDTATRSTTPGNTSAAHVTIEPSILYFGTPVVLLSTENENGSFNLAPMSSAWALGHVIVLGLGPGGQTAHNLRSRPDLVVNLPEPAQWPAVERLAPLTGRTPVPVDKRDTFRFEPDKFAAAGLRPEPSELVRPPRAAECPIQLEARAARVQPDASGAFLIVEAHVLKVHADPRIVVPGSQHVDPATWSPLIYNFRHYYGLGPELGHSFRSQTPRQAP; encoded by the coding sequence ATGGACACCGCTACACGCAGCACCACGCCCGGCAACACGTCGGCCGCCCATGTGACCATCGAACCGAGCATCCTGTACTTCGGCACGCCGGTCGTACTGCTCTCGACAGAGAACGAGAACGGCTCCTTCAACCTCGCGCCGATGTCCTCGGCCTGGGCACTCGGCCACGTCATCGTCCTCGGTCTGGGCCCCGGGGGACAGACCGCGCACAATCTCCGCAGCCGACCCGATCTCGTGGTGAACCTCCCTGAGCCTGCCCAGTGGCCGGCGGTGGAGCGGCTGGCGCCGCTGACCGGACGCACCCCGGTACCCGTGGACAAGCGCGACACCTTCCGCTTCGAGCCGGACAAGTTCGCCGCAGCCGGCCTGCGACCTGAACCCTCCGAGCTGGTCCGGCCGCCCAGGGCCGCCGAATGTCCTATCCAGCTGGAGGCACGCGCAGCCCGGGTCCAACCCGACGCCTCCGGGGCGTTCCTCATCGTCGAAGCCCACGTGCTCAAGGTCCACGCCGATCCGCGTATCGTCGTCCCCGGCTCCCAGCACGTCGACCCGGCCACGTGGAGCCCGCTGATCTACAACTTCCGTCACTACTACGGACTGGGCCCTGAACTCGGCCACAGCTTCCGCTCCCAGACACCCCGGCAAGCCCCCTGA
- a CDS encoding BCCT family transporter, whose product MSTDASESPGGPPPSGPSEPPRDRSQDGPPQDGPPDLAVVAIGGAAVLAVVGWAALGKHSFDSVSSSALRWVLSNFAWLFVIAADVFLVLCVVIAASRFGRIRLGKDDDRPEFGSLAWIAMMFSAGMGIGLMFYGVGEPLQHFVSPPPGSGVPAGTPAAARTALEYSFFHWTLHPWAIYGMAGLALAYAGFRKGRGNRLSSAFVPLLGQRRADGWPGRAIDLLAVFATVFGTATSLGLGALQVSKGLNITTGVEDSTTLELIIIAGLSGAFVLSAFSGLHKGVKWLSTINIMLAACLMLFVFLLGPTVNILNTIPAATGSYLHDLLVLATRTGAFTDSKWLGAWTIFYWAWWLSWAPFVGTFIARISRGRTIREFLVGVLLVPSGATVVWFCVMGGSALRLDMTGAADMAGTVADGAEASMFALLDTLPLATLVSWVAMLLVMTYFITSADSASLVMGSLSSRGALHPRTWLVVTWGVLMAAVAAVLLVAGGLGSLQSATILVALPFVLVMLALCWSLLTELRTDPGAGPARHHAAHGLRDAMRTMIGEAITERGPNRHPRLRRVAESVRGRDDTEDGPRT is encoded by the coding sequence ATGAGCACCGACGCATCCGAGTCGCCCGGCGGACCCCCGCCGTCCGGCCCGTCCGAGCCGCCCCGGGACCGGTCACAGGACGGCCCACCGCAGGACGGTCCCCCCGACCTCGCCGTCGTCGCCATCGGGGGCGCCGCGGTCCTGGCGGTGGTCGGCTGGGCGGCGCTCGGCAAGCACTCGTTCGACAGCGTGTCGTCGTCCGCCCTGCGCTGGGTGCTGTCGAACTTCGCCTGGCTGTTCGTGATCGCGGCCGATGTCTTCCTCGTGCTGTGCGTGGTCATCGCCGCGAGCCGGTTCGGCCGGATCCGGCTGGGCAAGGACGACGACCGGCCCGAATTCGGCAGCCTCGCCTGGATCGCGATGATGTTCAGCGCCGGCATGGGCATCGGCCTGATGTTCTACGGGGTCGGCGAGCCGCTCCAGCACTTCGTCTCCCCGCCGCCCGGCAGCGGTGTCCCCGCCGGGACCCCCGCCGCGGCCCGGACGGCGCTGGAATACTCGTTCTTCCACTGGACCCTGCACCCGTGGGCGATCTACGGAATGGCCGGCCTCGCCCTCGCCTACGCCGGCTTCCGCAAGGGCCGCGGCAACCGGCTCAGCTCGGCGTTCGTGCCGCTGCTCGGGCAGCGGCGGGCGGACGGCTGGCCGGGCCGGGCCATCGATCTGCTGGCCGTCTTCGCGACGGTGTTCGGGACGGCGACGAGCCTCGGCCTGGGCGCGCTCCAGGTGTCGAAGGGCCTGAACATCACGACCGGCGTCGAGGACTCCACCACCCTGGAGCTGATCATCATCGCGGGGCTGTCGGGCGCCTTCGTCCTGTCCGCCTTCTCCGGGCTGCACAAGGGCGTGAAGTGGCTGAGCACGATCAACATCATGCTCGCCGCGTGTCTGATGCTCTTCGTCTTCCTCCTCGGGCCCACGGTCAACATCCTCAACACCATCCCCGCGGCCACCGGCAGCTATCTGCACGACCTGCTGGTGCTGGCGACGCGCACGGGGGCGTTCACGGACTCGAAGTGGCTCGGCGCATGGACGATCTTCTACTGGGCGTGGTGGCTGTCGTGGGCCCCCTTCGTGGGCACGTTCATCGCCCGTATCTCGCGCGGCCGGACGATCCGCGAGTTCCTCGTCGGCGTCCTGCTCGTGCCCAGCGGTGCGACGGTGGTGTGGTTCTGCGTCATGGGCGGCAGCGCGCTGCGCCTGGACATGACCGGCGCGGCGGACATGGCGGGGACGGTCGCGGACGGCGCGGAGGCGTCGATGTTCGCGCTGCTGGACACCCTGCCGCTGGCCACGCTCGTGTCGTGGGTGGCGATGCTGCTGGTGATGACGTACTTCATCACCAGCGCGGACTCCGCGTCGCTGGTGATGGGCTCGCTCTCCAGCCGGGGCGCGCTGCACCCGCGCACCTGGCTCGTGGTGACCTGGGGGGTGCTCATGGCGGCGGTCGCCGCCGTGCTGCTGGTGGCCGGCGGGCTCGGCTCCCTGCAGTCGGCGACGATCCTGGTCGCGCTGCCGTTCGTGCTGGTGATGCTGGCGCTGTGCTGGTCGCTGCTGACGGAGCTGCGCACGGACCCGGGCGCGGGTCCCGCCCGCCATCACGCGGCGCACGGGCTGCGGGACGCGATGCGCACGATGATCGGCGAGGCGATCACCGAGCGGGGCCCGAACCGGCACCCCCGGCTGCGCCGGGTCGCGGAGAGCGTCCGCGGCCGCGACGACACCGAGGACGGCCCCCGGACCTGA
- a CDS encoding AlkA N-terminal domain-containing protein: MHTDFDRCVRAVRSKDARFDGWFYTAVLTTRIYCRPSCPAVPPKDRNMSFYPSAAAAQQAGFRACKRCAPDASPGSPRWNERADVVARAMRLIGDGTVDREGVPGLAARLGYSTRQIERQLLAELGAGPLALARAQRAQTARILIETSELPMADVAFAAGFASIRAFNETVREVFALAPTELRARAARGTRPATPGVLTLRLPFRAPLNPDNLFGHLAATAVPGVEEWRDGAYHRTLRLPYGHGTVALRPRPDHIDCRLALSDQRDLAGAISRCRRLLDLDADPEAVDSLLRTDPLLGPLVDKAPGRRVPRTVDAEEFAVRAVLGQQVSTAAARTLAARLVLAHGEPLATPHGGLTHLFPTAEALAGLDPAALAMPTGRRATVVRVAEALASGELALGVGSDWERARAHLTALPGIGPWTAEIIAMRALGDPDAFIPTDLGVRRAAATAGLPATPGALTRHAAAWRPWRAYAVQYLWSADDHAAARMPAA; encoded by the coding sequence ATGCACACCGACTTCGACCGTTGCGTACGGGCCGTGCGGTCCAAGGACGCCCGCTTCGACGGATGGTTCTACACCGCCGTTCTCACCACCCGGATCTACTGCCGGCCGAGCTGCCCCGCCGTACCGCCGAAGGACCGGAACATGTCCTTCTACCCGAGTGCGGCCGCCGCCCAGCAGGCCGGCTTCCGGGCCTGCAAGCGCTGCGCGCCCGACGCCAGCCCCGGCTCACCGCGCTGGAACGAACGCGCCGACGTCGTCGCCCGCGCCATGCGGCTCATCGGTGACGGCACGGTCGACCGCGAGGGCGTCCCCGGGCTCGCCGCCCGCCTCGGCTACAGCACCCGCCAGATCGAACGGCAGCTGCTCGCCGAGCTGGGCGCGGGCCCCCTCGCCCTCGCCCGCGCCCAACGCGCCCAGACCGCGCGGATCCTCATCGAGACCAGCGAACTTCCCATGGCCGACGTCGCCTTCGCCGCCGGATTCGCCTCCATCAGGGCCTTCAACGAGACCGTCCGGGAGGTCTTCGCCCTCGCTCCCACCGAGCTGCGCGCCCGCGCCGCCCGGGGGACCCGGCCCGCCACGCCCGGCGTCCTGACGCTCCGTCTGCCCTTCCGGGCACCCCTGAACCCCGACAACCTCTTCGGCCACCTCGCCGCGACGGCCGTACCCGGCGTCGAGGAGTGGCGCGACGGCGCCTACCACCGCACCCTGCGGCTGCCCTACGGGCACGGCACGGTCGCGCTGCGCCCGCGCCCCGACCACATCGACTGCCGGCTCGCCCTCTCCGACCAGCGCGACCTGGCGGGCGCCATCAGCCGCTGCCGCCGGCTCCTCGATCTGGACGCCGACCCGGAGGCCGTCGACTCGCTGCTGCGCACCGATCCGCTGCTCGGCCCCCTGGTCGACAAGGCGCCGGGGCGGCGGGTGCCCCGCACGGTGGACGCCGAGGAGTTCGCCGTACGGGCCGTGCTCGGCCAGCAGGTGTCGACCGCCGCCGCCCGCACCCTCGCCGCCCGGCTCGTCCTCGCGCACGGCGAACCGCTGGCCACCCCGCACGGTGGCCTCACCCACCTCTTCCCCACCGCCGAGGCGCTGGCCGGCCTGGACCCCGCCGCCCTCGCCATGCCCACCGGGCGCCGCGCCACCGTCGTCCGCGTCGCCGAGGCCCTCGCGAGCGGCGAGCTCGCCCTCGGCGTCGGCAGCGACTGGGAACGGGCCCGCGCCCACCTCACCGCGCTGCCCGGCATCGGCCCCTGGACGGCGGAGATCATCGCGATGCGGGCGCTCGGCGACCCCGACGCCTTCATCCCCACGGACCTCGGCGTCCGGCGCGCCGCGGCCACCGCGGGCCTGCCCGCCACGCCCGGGGCGCTCACCCGGCACGCCGCCGCGTGGCGGCCCTGGCGCGCGTACGCCGTCCAGTACCTGTGGTCGGCCGACGACCACGCGGCGGCCCGTATGCCCGCGGCCTGA
- a CDS encoding MaoC family dehydratase has protein sequence MQFGRTFEEFTVGDVYKHWPGKTVTEYDDHLFCLLTMNHHPLHMDANYAEKTTDFGRNVVVGNYIYSLLLGMSVPDVSGKAIANLEVESLKHIAPTFHGDTIYGETTVLDKTPSKSKSDRGIVHVETKGYKQDGTVVCVFRRKVMVPTATYIKERGGEQPGRPEPIVREK, from the coding sequence ATGCAGTTCGGCCGCACCTTCGAGGAGTTCACCGTCGGCGATGTGTACAAGCACTGGCCCGGCAAGACGGTCACCGAATACGACGACCACCTTTTCTGTCTGCTCACGATGAATCATCACCCGCTGCACATGGATGCCAACTACGCGGAGAAGACGACCGATTTCGGCCGGAACGTCGTGGTGGGCAATTACATCTATTCGCTGCTGCTGGGCATGTCCGTCCCCGATGTCTCGGGCAAGGCCATCGCCAATCTGGAGGTCGAGTCGCTGAAGCACATCGCGCCGACCTTCCACGGCGACACGATCTACGGCGAGACGACCGTGCTGGACAAGACGCCGTCGAAGTCCAAGAGCGACCGCGGGATCGTCCACGTCGAGACCAAGGGCTACAAGCAGGACGGCACCGTCGTCTGCGTCTTCCGGCGCAAGGTGATGGTCCCCACCGCCACGTACATCAAGGAGCGCGGCGGGGAACAGCCCGGCCGCCCCGAGCCGATCGTCCGGGAGAAGTGA
- a CDS encoding glycerate kinase family protein, whose amino-acid sequence MLIAADKFKGSLTAVQVAEHVTAGLRRAVPGLTVEALPVADGGDGTVEAALAAGFERRQKHVSGPLGAPVDASYALRGETAVVEMAEASGLRHLPEGVRAPLTATTYGTGELLRAALDAGARRIVLGVGGSATTDGGAGMLAALGARFLAADGQPLTPGGGPLAGLVTADFSGLDPRLAQTVVTLASDVDNPLTGPTGAAAVYAPQKGADEGDVAELETALAHYAWILEQAVGPQAAEYARAPGAGAAGGLGYGALVGLGARFRPGIEVMLEVLGFEAALDRADLVITGEGSLDEQTLHGKAPAGVATAARARGLEVIAVCGRLALPPESLGRAGIRRAYALTDLDPDPTRCMTEAASLLERTAERIARDFLS is encoded by the coding sequence GTGCTGATCGCCGCGGACAAGTTCAAGGGCTCGCTCACGGCCGTACAGGTCGCCGAGCACGTCACGGCCGGACTGCGGCGCGCGGTGCCCGGACTGACCGTCGAGGCGCTCCCGGTCGCCGACGGCGGGGACGGCACGGTCGAGGCGGCCCTCGCGGCGGGCTTCGAGCGCCGCCAGAAGCACGTCAGCGGGCCGCTGGGGGCGCCGGTCGACGCCTCGTACGCGCTGCGCGGCGAGACGGCCGTGGTGGAGATGGCCGAGGCCTCGGGCCTGCGGCACCTCCCGGAAGGCGTCCGGGCCCCGCTCACGGCCACCACGTACGGCACCGGCGAGCTGCTGCGGGCCGCGCTGGACGCGGGCGCCCGGCGCATCGTCCTCGGCGTCGGCGGCAGCGCCACCACGGATGGCGGAGCCGGGATGCTCGCGGCGCTCGGCGCGCGCTTCCTCGCCGCGGACGGGCAGCCGCTCACCCCGGGCGGCGGGCCGCTGGCCGGGCTGGTGACCGCGGACTTCTCCGGGCTGGACCCGCGCCTTGCACAGACCGTCGTCACCCTCGCGAGCGACGTCGACAACCCGCTGACGGGGCCGACCGGTGCCGCGGCGGTCTACGCGCCGCAGAAGGGTGCCGACGAGGGTGACGTCGCGGAGCTGGAGACGGCCCTCGCGCACTACGCGTGGATCCTGGAGCAGGCCGTCGGCCCCCAGGCGGCCGAGTACGCGCGCGCCCCGGGCGCGGGGGCCGCGGGCGGCCTCGGCTACGGGGCGCTCGTCGGCCTCGGCGCGCGCTTCCGGCCGGGCATCGAGGTGATGCTGGAGGTCCTGGGCTTCGAGGCGGCGCTGGACCGGGCGGACCTGGTGATCACGGGGGAGGGCTCCCTGGACGAGCAGACCCTGCACGGCAAGGCCCCGGCGGGCGTGGCGACGGCGGCCCGCGCCCGGGGCCTGGAGGTCATCGCGGTCTGCGGCCGCCTGGCCCTCCCCCCGGAATCCCTGGGCCGCGCAGGCATCCGCCGCGCCTACGCCCTGACCGACCTGGACCCCGACCCCACCCGCTGCATGACGGAGGCGGCGTCCCTGCTGGAACGCACGGCGGAACGGATCGCTCGCGACTTCCTGTCGTAA
- a CDS encoding acyl-CoA dehydrogenase family protein: MGRLAHTDGLTDIQREILATVHEFVDKEIIPVATELEHRDEYPTRIVEGLKELGLFGLMIPEEYGGLGESLLTYALCVEEIARGWMSVSGIINTHFIVAYMLKQHGTQEQREYFLPRMATGDVRGAFSMSEPGLGSDVSAITSKGVRDGDEYVLNGQKMWLTNGGSSTLVAVLCRTDEGHPEGTAPHKSMTTFLIEKEPGFGQVKPGLTIPGKIDKMGYKGVDTTELIMDGLRVPADRVLGGATGRGFYQMMDGVEVGRVNVAARGCGVAQRAFELGVSYAQQRHTFGKPIAQHQAIQFKLAEMGTKVEAAHAMMVNAARKKDSGQRNDLEAGMAKYLASEYCKEVVEDAFRIHGGYGFSKEYEIERLYREAPMLLIGEGTAEIQKMIIGRRLLEEYRIQG, translated from the coding sequence ATGGGCCGCCTCGCGCACACCGACGGGCTGACGGACATCCAGCGGGAAATCCTCGCCACCGTCCATGAATTCGTCGACAAAGAGATCATCCCGGTCGCGACCGAGCTGGAGCACCGGGACGAATACCCGACCCGCATAGTCGAGGGCCTCAAGGAACTCGGGCTGTTCGGCCTGATGATCCCGGAGGAGTACGGCGGCCTCGGTGAGTCCCTTCTCACATACGCCCTGTGCGTCGAGGAGATCGCCCGCGGCTGGATGAGCGTGTCCGGGATCATCAATACGCACTTCATCGTCGCGTACATGCTCAAGCAGCACGGCACTCAGGAGCAGCGGGAGTACTTCCTGCCGCGGATGGCCACGGGCGATGTCCGGGGCGCCTTCTCGATGTCGGAACCGGGCCTCGGCTCGGATGTGTCCGCAATCACATCCAAGGGTGTCCGCGACGGGGACGAGTACGTCCTGAACGGCCAGAAGATGTGGCTCACCAACGGCGGCTCCTCGACCCTGGTCGCGGTGCTGTGCCGGACGGACGAGGGCCACCCCGAGGGCACCGCCCCGCACAAGTCGATGACCACCTTCCTGATCGAGAAGGAGCCGGGATTCGGCCAGGTCAAGCCGGGGCTGACCATCCCCGGCAAGATCGACAAAATGGGCTACAAGGGCGTCGACACCACCGAGCTGATCATGGACGGACTGCGCGTTCCGGCCGATCGGGTGCTCGGCGGGGCCACCGGCCGGGGCTTCTACCAGATGATGGACGGCGTCGAGGTGGGGCGGGTGAACGTCGCGGCGCGTGGTTGCGGCGTCGCTCAGCGCGCGTTCGAGCTGGGTGTGTCCTACGCGCAGCAACGTCACACTTTCGGAAAACCGATCGCCCAACATCAGGCCATTCAATTCAAACTGGCCGAAATGGGGACAAAGGTCGAAGCGGCGCATGCGATGATGGTGAATGCGGCCCGGAAGAAGGACTCGGGTCAGCGCAACGACCTCGAAGCAGGAATGGCCAAGTACCTGGCCTCCGAGTACTGCAAGGAGGTAGTCGAAGACGCCTTCCGTATCCACGGCGGCTACGGCTTCTCCAAGGAGTACGAGATCGAGCGCCTCTACCGTGAGGCTCCGATGCTGCTGATCGGTGAAGGTACCGCCGAGATCCAGAAAATGATCATCGGCCGCCGACTACTCGAGGAGTACCGAATCCAGGGATAA